One stretch of Acanthochromis polyacanthus isolate Apoly-LR-REF ecotype Palm Island chromosome 16, KAUST_Apoly_ChrSc, whole genome shotgun sequence DNA includes these proteins:
- the si:dkey-71h2.2 gene encoding low density lipoprotein receptor adapter protein 1 isoform X1 produces MDAFKSAGRAIIKSPGVPRHAWGTSKHEKLPENWTDTKETLLEGMVFNVKYLGMTLVVQPKGEDMASAAIHRIVAMARASAKKFRKVTLTVSPKGIIITDTETADLIENVSIYRISYCTADKTQDKVFAYVSQCQFNETLECHAFLCHKRKIAQAVTLTVAQAFKVALDLWEISKEDKSRKSRNCCSCAASDGQPETKEAQCVPVEAHKPAGIEKLHRPFFSVSLGSSSPYSNLTRGRTIKHDSWDVDDGLDDEFSSNMEVEETDNDWPSYSPNSSLTMQV; encoded by the exons ATGGACGCCTTCAAATCCGCCGGCAGAGCGATTATCAAGAGCCCCGGAGTTCCGCGGCACGCATGGGGAACTTCAAAGCACGAAA AGTTGCCAGAGAACTGGACAGACACCAAGGAGACTCTGCTGGAAGGAATGGTGTTCAACGTGAAGTACTTGGGAATGACTCTGGTGGTCCAGCCAAAAGGAGAGGACATGGCCTCAGCTGCCATTCACAGAATAGTTGCCATG GCCCGAGCCAGTGCTAAGAAATTTCGGAAAGTAACACTGACTGTCTCACCAAAAGGCATCAtcatcacagacacagagacgGCGGACCTCATAGAGAATGTCTCCATATATAG AATTTCATACTGCACAGCAGACAAAACTCAAGATAAGGTCTTTGCCTATGTTTCTCAGTGTCAGTTCAATGAAACTCTTGAGTGCCATGCATTTCTCTGCCATAAAAGGAAAATT GCTCAGGCTGTTACATTAACAGTAGCCCAGGCCTTCAAAGTTGCCCTAGATCTTTGGGAAATTTCTAAGGAAG ACAAAAGCAGGAAGTCCAGGAACTGCTGTTCCTGTGCAGCCAGTGATGGACAGCCAGAGACAAAAGAAGCTCAATGTGTTCCAGTAG AGGCACACAAGCCCGCTGGGATAGAGAAACTTCACAGGCCCTTCTTCTCTGTGTCACTCGGCTCATCCTCACCTTACAGTAACCTCACTCGAGGCCGAACAATCAAACATGACTCTTGG GATGTGGACGATGGACTCGATGATGAGTTCTCAAG CAACATGGAAGTGGAGGAAACAGACAATG ACTGGCCAAGTTATAGTCCGAACTCGTCTCTGACTATGCAAGTCTGA
- the si:dkey-71h2.2 gene encoding low density lipoprotein receptor adapter protein 1 isoform X2, with protein sequence MDAFKSAGRAIIKSPGVPRHAWGTSKHEKLPENWTDTKETLLEGMVFNVKYLGMTLVVQPKGEDMASAAIHRIVAMARASAKKFRKVTLTVSPKGIIITDTETADLIENVSIYRISYCTADKTQDKVFAYVSQCQFNETLECHAFLCHKRKIAQAVTLTVAQAFKVALDLWEISKEDKSRKSRNCCSCAASDGQPETKEAQCVPVEAHKPAGIEKLHRPFFSVSLGSSSPYSNLTRGRTIKHDSWDVDDGLDDEFSRKHA encoded by the exons ATGGACGCCTTCAAATCCGCCGGCAGAGCGATTATCAAGAGCCCCGGAGTTCCGCGGCACGCATGGGGAACTTCAAAGCACGAAA AGTTGCCAGAGAACTGGACAGACACCAAGGAGACTCTGCTGGAAGGAATGGTGTTCAACGTGAAGTACTTGGGAATGACTCTGGTGGTCCAGCCAAAAGGAGAGGACATGGCCTCAGCTGCCATTCACAGAATAGTTGCCATG GCCCGAGCCAGTGCTAAGAAATTTCGGAAAGTAACACTGACTGTCTCACCAAAAGGCATCAtcatcacagacacagagacgGCGGACCTCATAGAGAATGTCTCCATATATAG AATTTCATACTGCACAGCAGACAAAACTCAAGATAAGGTCTTTGCCTATGTTTCTCAGTGTCAGTTCAATGAAACTCTTGAGTGCCATGCATTTCTCTGCCATAAAAGGAAAATT GCTCAGGCTGTTACATTAACAGTAGCCCAGGCCTTCAAAGTTGCCCTAGATCTTTGGGAAATTTCTAAGGAAG ACAAAAGCAGGAAGTCCAGGAACTGCTGTTCCTGTGCAGCCAGTGATGGACAGCCAGAGACAAAAGAAGCTCAATGTGTTCCAGTAG AGGCACACAAGCCCGCTGGGATAGAGAAACTTCACAGGCCCTTCTTCTCTGTGTCACTCGGCTCATCCTCACCTTACAGTAACCTCACTCGAGGCCGAACAATCAAACATGACTCTTGG GATGTGGACGATGGACTCGATGATGAGTTCTCAAG GAAACACGCCTGA
- the si:ch211-278j3.3 gene encoding E3 ubiquitin-protein ligase RNF19B isoform X3 has product MSQEQLLDEHLEECPLCLLSQPRCHFPRLTSCSHRACSDCLRQYLRIEISESRVGIACPQCSETLAPLDVRAILNDQSLLERFEEYQLRRFLASDPDTRWCPAPDCSYAVIAYGCAECPKLICGRKGCDTEFCYHCRQLWHPNQTCDQARRLRARHTSGVNDASMLYIFNEEPGGEAEEIKACPRCGAYIMKTNDGSCNRMNCTVCACQFCWLCMQEITDVHYLSPSGCTFWGKKPWSQTRKVLWQVGMLLGAPVVISLIAGIAIPVIIVGIPIYMGRKVHGRCKKTNISGSKHYLTVASGVMMSVFVSPVIAAVTVGVGVPLMLTYVYGVVPMSLCRNGWCRPQTEPPETQKIQLEDLASYLLFSHVVSDHWMGQNNSTLSDTSVREVRVSVQDVGVLPSTSTTPPERDKYVELDEATKRHGYTQQDSQSDCDVISVPDSNLHDTPALTLREGTNNHREGTNIEVRVEIETHPRGARQSSLSSILSSRSLSVESMGHLQSQSQDYMCASELEDRQKWGGREGEEQEGQEKPGGETEDEGTVFPVFQTDDV; this is encoded by the exons CCAAGAGCAGCTACTGGATGAACATCTGGAGGAGTGCCCTCTGTGCCTGCTCAGTCAACCACGATGCCACTTCCCACGACTCACCTCCTGTTCCCACAGGGCATGCTCTGACTGCCTACGTCAGTACCTGCGCATTGAGATATCTGAGAGCCGGGTGGGCATTGCTTGCCCGCAGTGCTCTGAAACACTGGCACCGCTTGATGTTCGTGCCATTCTGAATGACCAGTCACTGCTAGAGAGGTTTGAGGAGTACCAGTTGAGGCGTTTTCTGGCTTCTGATCCAGATACACGCTGGTGTCCCGCGCCTGACTGCAG ctaTGCAGTGATAGCTTACGGCTGTGCAGAGTGTCCCAAGCTGATCTGTGGCCGTAAAGGATGTGACACTGAGTTCTGCTATCACTGTCGGCAGCTGTGGCACCCCAACCAGACATGTGACCAGGCCCGGCGTCTGCGAGCCCGCCACACCTCAGGTGTCAATGATGCCTCCATGCTTTACATCTTCAATGAAGAACCTGGAGGAG AAGCAGAAGAAATCAAAGCATGCCCTCGCTGTGGTGCTTATATCATGAAGACCAATGATGGCAGCTGTAACCGTATGAATTGCACTGTATGTGCCTGTCAGTTCTGCTGGCTGTGTATGCAGGAGATCACGGACGTGCACTACCTCAG TCCTTCAGGATGTACATTCTGGGGAAAGAAGCCATGGTCTCAAACCCGCAAGGTACTATGGCAAGTGGGCATGTTGCTTGGAGCACCTGTGGTCATCTCTCTAATAGCGGGCATCGCCATCCCAGTCATCATTGTGGGCATACCAATATACATGGGCCGCAAG GTCCATGGTCGTTGTAAGAAAACCAATATCTCAGGAAGTAAACACTACTTGACTGTGGCAAGTGGGGTGATGATGTCAGTGTTTGTTTCGCCGGTCATAGCAGCTGTGACTGTGG GTGTAGGTGTGCCTCTAATGCTGACTTACGTCTATGGGGTTGTCCCCATGTCATTGTGTAGGAATGGTTGGTGTCGACCACAGACTGAGCCccctgaaacacagaaaatccaACTGGAAGACTTAGCTAGCT ATCTCCTATTCTCTCACGTAGTCAGTGATCACTGGATGGGGCAGAACAACTCAACACTCAGCGATACCAGTGTCCGGGAAGTCAGAGTCAGTGTACAGGATGTCGGTGTCCTCCCAAGTACGAGCACCACACCTCCGGAGCGAGATAAATATGTAGAACTGGATGAAGCCACAAAACGCCATGGATACACTCAGCAGGACAGCCAGTCTGACTGTGATGTGATTAGTGTGCCTGACAGTAACCTTCATGACACACCAGCGCTTACATTGAG GGAAGGAACCAATAACCACAGGGAAGGAACCAATATTGAGGTTCGTGTGGAAATTGAGACCCATCCCCGAGGCGCCCGCCAGTCCAGCCTAAGTAGCATTCTGTCTAGCAGAAGCTTGTCAGTGGAGTCAATGGGACACTTGCAATCCCAATCCCAAGACTACATGTGTGCCTCTGAACTAGAAGACAGACAAAAGtggggaggaagagaaggagaggagcaggagggaCAAGAGAAACCCGGAGGGGAAACAGAAGACGAAGGGACAGTTTTCCCAGTCTTTCAAACAGATGATGTATGA